In a genomic window of Spiroplasma melliferum:
- a CDS encoding cytosine-specific DNA modification methyltransferase has product MEKIKFVDLFAGIGGFHLALNKISNSELIFACDIDQYCREVYLNNFNNKILGDIKEIDENTIPDFDLLCAGFPCQPFSKGGFQKGFNDTRGALFFEIVRILQAKKPIFLLLENVSNLVSHDNGNTYRVITEELTRLGYIFPSKPLVLTPTDIGIPMHRKRIYIPGIRKDLSNSNGIEMFNSIMKEVKETKVSQDIWSFLSSKDLNNKYYLNDYEINLLNLWNEFYNNIDIKIIGFPIWADIFINNRNYESNKEYFPDWKWRIISKNLDLYKRNKNFIDKWLKENDNLNWVTNIAHKKFEWQAGESINSIWNGMIQFRPSGIRVKKADILSTLVAMNHAQIIGKYKRYITPEEVKLIQGFPKEFKLAKNDNISMKQLGNTITINIAEVVLKGLLSFYEKSVSGAS; this is encoded by the coding sequence ATGGAAAAAATAAAATTTGTAGATTTGTTTGCTGGTATAGGAGGCTTTCATTTAGCTTTGAATAAAATCTCAAACTCAGAATTAATATTTGCATGTGATATAGATCAGTATTGTAGAGAAGTTTATTTAAATAATTTTAATAATAAGATTTTAGGCGATATTAAAGAAATAGATGAAAATACAATCCCTGATTTTGATTTATTATGTGCTGGTTTTCCATGTCAACCGTTTTCAAAAGGGGGCTTTCAAAAAGGATTTAATGATACAAGAGGAGCCTTATTTTTTGAAATAGTTAGAATTTTGCAAGCAAAAAAACCAATTTTTCTTTTACTTGAAAATGTTAGTAATTTAGTTAGTCATGATAATGGTAATACATATAGAGTTATAACAGAAGAATTAACAAGATTAGGCTATATTTTTCCTTCCAAACCATTAGTATTGACTCCTACGGATATTGGAATACCAATGCATAGAAAAAGAATTTATATTCCAGGGATTAGAAAAGATTTAAGCAATTCAAATGGAATTGAAATGTTTAATAGTATTATGAAAGAGGTTAAAGAAACAAAAGTTTCACAAGATATCTGATCATTTTTATCAAGTAAAGATTTAAATAATAAATATTATTTAAATGATTATGAAATAAACTTATTAAATTTATGAAATGAATTTTATAATAATATTGATATTAAAATTATTGGATTTCCAATTTGAGCAGATATTTTTATAAATAATAGAAATTATGAAAGTAATAAGGAATATTTTCCAGATTGAAAATGAAGAATAATATCAAAAAATTTGGATTTATATAAAAGAAATAAAAATTTTATTGATAAATGACTTAAAGAAAATGATAATTTAAATTGAGTAACTAACATAGCACATAAAAAATTTGAATGACAAGCTGGGGAATCCATTAATTCAATTTGAAATGGTATGATTCAGTTTAGACCATCTGGGATAAGAGTTAAAAAAGCAGATATTTTATCTACTTTAGTAGCTATGAATCATGCGCAAATAATAGGAAAATATAAAAGATATATTACTCCAGAAGAAGTTAAACTAATTCAGGGATTTCCCAAAGAATTTAAATTAGCAAAAAATGATAATATTTCAATGAAACAATTAGGAAATACAATAACTATTAATATAGCAGAAGTGGTTTTGAAAGGATTATTAAGTTTTTATGAAAAAAGTGTTAGTGGAGCAAGTTAA